The proteins below come from a single Malus sylvestris chromosome 3, drMalSylv7.2, whole genome shotgun sequence genomic window:
- the LOC126616190 gene encoding probable polyamine transporter At3g13620, giving the protein MPQNQESTMEPSSKTAMVPQDLPVTTAATTTTATTNRKKLTLIPLIFLIYFEVAGGPFGEEPAVQAAGPLFALLGFLIFPFIWSVPEALITAELSTAFPGNGGYVIWADRAFGPFWGSLMGTWKYLSGVINIAAFPVLCIDYMDKIIPALESGWPRYLAISISTLILSFVNYTGLTIVGYAAVLLAIASLSPFILMCLIAIPKIRPHRWLSLGQKGVEKDWNLFFNTIFWNLNFWDNVSTLAGEVDNPQKTFPVALFVAVIFTCLAYLFPLFAVIGSVNVDQTRWGSGFHAEAAEMIAGKWLKYWIEVGAVLSGIGLFEAQLSSYGYQLLGMANLGFLPKLFALRSSRFNTPWVGILLSTVVILAVSFMNFTDIIASANFLYSLGMLLEFSAFLWLRRKLPALKRPYRVPMRLPGLVIMCLIPSGFLVFIMAIATRTVYLISGLMTVAGIGWYFLMKIFKSKKFCVFSTIEVDEGSQAEIACI; this is encoded by the coding sequence ATGCCACAAAACCAAGAGTCCACTATGGAGCCTTCTTCAAAAACTGCAATGGTTCCTCAAGACCTTCCCGTCACCACCGCTGCCACCACCACAACCGCTACCACAAACCGAAAGAAGCTCACCCTCATCCCTCTCATCTTCCTCATCTACTTTGAAGTTGCCGGCGGCCCTTTTGGAGAAGAGCCTGCAGTGCAAGCCGCCGGACCCCTTTTCGCCCTTCTCGGCTTCCTCATCTTCCCATTTATCTGGAGTGTCCCGGAAGCTCTCATCACTGCCGAGCTCTCCACCGCCTTCCCTGGAAATGGCGGTTATGTCATCTGGGCCGACCGTGCTTTTGGACCTTTCTGGGGCTCTTTGATGGGCACCTGGAAGTACCTAAGCGGCGTCATCAACATTGCAGCATTTCCAGTTCTTTGCATTGATTACATGGACAAGATAATCCCTGCTTTAGAATCCGGTTGGCCTAGGTATCTTGCAATATCTATTTCtactctgattctatctttcgTAAACTATACTGGTTTAACTATTGTTGGATATGCTGCTGTTCTTCTTGCTATCGCTTCactttctccttttattttgatgtgtttGATTGCCATTCCGAAGATTCGTCCTCACCGTTGGTTGAGTCTCGGGCAGAAGGGTGTGGAGAAAGATTGGAACTTGTTCTTCAACACCATcttttggaatttaaatttttgggACAATGTGAGTACTTTAGCTGGGGAAGTAGATAACCCCCAAAAAACTTTTCCGGTGGCTCTTTTCGTGGCGGTGATCTTTACTTGCTTGGCGTACTTGTTCCCGCTTTTTGCTGTTATTGGTTCTGTTAATGTGGATCAAACTAGATGGGGTTCTGGATTTCATGCCGAGGCTGCTGAAATGATTGCTGGAAAATGGTTGAAGTATTGGATTGAAGTTGGTGCAGTGTTATCGGGAATTGGACTTTTTGAAGCACAACTAAGCAGTTATGGTTACCAACTTCTTGGCATGGCGAATTTAGGGTTCTTGCCTAAGTTATTTGCTCTTCGGTCCAGTAGGTTTAACACCCCGTGGGTTGGAATTTTACTTTCCACAGTGGTAATTCTTGCAGTTTCCTTCATGAACTTTACAGATATTATTGCATCTGCAAATTTCTTGTACAGTTTGGGAATGCTGTTGGaattttctgcttttctttggTTGAGGAGGAAGTTGCCAGCATTGAAGAGGCCTTATCGAGTTCCGATGAGGCTGCCAGGTTTGGTGATCATGTGCTTGATTCCATCTGGGTTTTTGGTCTTTATCATGGCTATTGCTACCAGGACTGTGTACTTGATCAGCGGTTTGATGACCGTGGCGGGAATCGGATGGtactttttaatgaaaattttcaagtctaagAAGTTTTGTGTGTTCAGTACTATTGAAGTTGATGAAGGATCACAAGCAGAAATTGCTTGTATTTAG